From a region of the Procambarus clarkii isolate CNS0578487 chromosome 18, FALCON_Pclarkii_2.0, whole genome shotgun sequence genome:
- the LOC123754611 gene encoding zinc metalloproteinase nas-38-like, with the protein MLTPQQWQALRERKAIADLTYRWPAGPDGLPLVPYTANSPVDVTAVQAGLQHWMDNTCIKFTQTTNTSQPYLRFIVGTGCWSYIGRIYYWNGQDISIGTGCTSVGTVAHEVGHAMGFYHEQSRPERDDYVYILYSNIIPAQTGNFDKAADNMVNNYSVPYDYTSVMHYGSTYFTNIGAPTISTIDPFAQGLIGQRTGLSHRDKLLANLMYNCTGKWLAACGKTSNPCLNTGYLGVNCMCVCPPGTSGTYCQSVTSGYYDPLLQSCSRKINTTGVITSPNYPNNYPNGSRCSYVIQAPQCYYPQVTFSSFQLYGRNSYCNNNLCCYFDYLEIRTTNTSSGQLYCATDIAAGQVFTASVNPMILFFTTESNYYTGWSANVSFVPIPGCTTNTTSTATTTTTTTAATTTTTTTKPTTTTTIPPTTTTTTTTTTTKPTTTTTTTTTTKPTTTTTTTKPTTTTTTTKPTTTTTKPTTTTTTTKPTTTTTKPTTTTTKPTTTTTKPTTTTTKPTTTTTKPTTTTTKPTTTTTTTTTKTPNTTTTTTKPTTTTTKPTTTTTKPTTTTTKPTTTTTKPTTTTTTTTKSSTTITTTTTKTPNTTTTFKSASLTCQIGFQNGCFVWTSPYFGINNYPDNFYCSLTGSSSDPNQVTYIANTFALISPDNVSITYPYSRTNSYTGSTTWTFSAPNFNFNMMFQSNNLLNAAGFNISICPRRTSCHKLLNTSIVGSVGYDQTPGFWNLTTHTTLTQCEWWLVAPAGSRIFVGIYYSTLNATGCPLNYVTVNGRGEKTYPAATSSIFCGTGFKTFTSTNNTMYIAYQGQAGQSSGMFFTYIVL; encoded by the exons ATGTTGACGCCCCAACAGTGGCAAGCTTTAAGGGAGAGGAAGGCCATTGCTGACCTAACTTACCGCTGGCCAGCTGGACCCGACGGCCTCCCTCTGGTGCCTTACACTGCAAATAGTCCAG TGGACGTGACGGCGGTACAAGCAGGACTGCAACACTGGATGGACAACACCTGCATCAAGTTTACacagaccaccaacaccagccaACCTTATCTCAGGTTCATAGTGGGTACTGGATGCTGGTCCTACATTGGACGCATATATTACTGGAATGGTCAAGACATCTCAATTGGCACCGGCTGTACTTCT GTGGGCACGGTGGCTCATGAGGTTGGGCACGCTATGGGCTTCTATCACGAGCAGTCCCGCCCTGAACGAGACGACTACGTTTATATTTTGTATAGCAACATAATTCCTGCCCAAACGGGCAACTTCGACAAGGCCGCCGACAATATGGTCAACAACTACAGCGTGCCCTACGACTACACTTCAGTGATGCACTACGGCTCCACG TACTTTACCAATATCGGAGCTCCGACCATCAGCACCATTGACCCCTTTGCCCAGGGTCTGATAGGCCAGCGAACTGGTCTTTCTCACCGGGACAAACTTCTGGCCAATCTTATGTACAACTGCACCG GAAAGTGGCTGGCTGCGTGTGGCAAAACCTCAAACCCGTGTCTGAACACCGGCTACCTCGGGGTcaactgcatgtgtgtgtgtccccctggcacCTCCGGCACCTATTGTCAGTCAGTTACTAGTGGATATTACG ATCCTCTACTACAGTCATGCTCAAGGAAGATCAACACTACAGGTGTCATCACCTCGCCCAACTACCCCAATAATTATCCCAACG GCTCAAGATGCTCCTACGTGATCCAGGCTCCTCAGTGCTACTATCCTCAAGTCACCTTCAGCAGCTTCCAGCTGTACGGACGGAATTCTTACTGCAATAACAATCTCTGCTGCTACTTCGACTACCTGGAGATCAGGACCACCAACACCTCCTCCGGCCAACT GTACTGCGCGACGGACATTGCTGCGGGCCAGGTGTTTACAGCGTCCGTGAACCCGATGATTCTCTTCTTCACCACTGAGAGTAATTACTACACTGGATGGTCGGCCAACGTGTCCTTCGTTCCAATTCCGGGTTGCAC TACAAATACTACAAGCacagctactactactactactactactgctgctaccaccaccaccaccaccacgaaaccaaccaccaccaccaccataccccctaccaccaccacaacaaccaccaccaccaccacaaaacccactaccaccaccacaaccaccaccaccacaaaacccactaccactaccaccaccacaaaacccactaccactaccaccaccacaaaacccactaccaccaccacaaaacccactaccactaccaccaccacaaaacccaccaccaccaccacaaaacccactaccaccaccacaaaacccactaccaccaccacaaaacccactaccaccaccacaaaacccactaccaccaccacaaaacctactaccaccactacaaaacccacaaccaccaccaccaccaccaccacaaaaacccctaacaccaccaccaccaccacaaaacccactaccaccaccaccaaacctactaccaccaccacaaaacccactaccaccaccacaaaacctactaccaccactacaaaacccacaaccaccaccaccaccaccacaaaatcctctaccaccattaccaccaccaccacaaaaacccctaacaccaccaccaccttcaaatCTGCGTCCCTTACATgccaaataggtttccaaaacggcTGTTTTGTGTGGACGTCGCCTTACTTCGGGATAAATAACTACCCCGACAACTTCTACTGTTCTCTGACTGGATCCTCG TCTGACCCTAACCAAGTCACCTACATCGCCAATACCTTCGCCCTAATATCGCCTGATAACGTCAGCATCACCTACCCTTACAGCCGGACGAATAG ttaCACCGGATCAACAACCTGGACGTTCTCAGCCCCGAACTTCAACTTTAATATGATGTTCCAGTCAAATAATCTCCTTAACGCCGCCGGCTTCAACATCTCCATCTGTCCTCGGCGAACTTCATGCCACAAG CTGCTCAACACTTCCATTGTGGGAAGTGTCGGCTACGACCAAACACCAGGCTTTTGGAACCTGACTACCCACACAACGCTGACGCAGTGTGAATGGTGGCTCGTG GCACCAGCAGGAAGCAGAATCTTTGTCGGCATATACTACTCAACCCTGAATGCTACAGGATGTCCGTTGAACTACGTTACTGTGAACGGCAGGGGAGAGAAGACCTACCCTGCTGCGACCTCCTCCATCTTCTGCGGCACTGGTTTCAAGACCTTCACCTCCACAAACAACACGATGTACATAGCTTACCAGGGCCAGGCGGGCCAGAGCTCCGGCATGTTCTTCACTTACATTGTCCTGTGA